From a single Paraburkholderia sp. D15 genomic region:
- a CDS encoding SIS domain-containing protein yields MLKEALASAETVAAQLADTTRVEALAARLAQQPRHVALTVARGSSDHAASYFASLTMSRLGVPVASLPMSVATLQQAPLQVRDQLALAFSQSGKSPDLVGTMDALRQAGALTVAAVNAPDSPLADACEWHLPLVAGPELSVAATKSYIAMLSISAQLVAHWQKDAELLAALTTLPDALQAAGKLDWSSAVEELRGVERMIVIGRGLGLAIAQEAALKLKETSGIQAEAFSSAEVRHGPMELIDRDYPLLVFAPRGPEQAGLLQLARDMRARGARVLLAAPSDVPEATLPLAITAHAALDPIAAILSFYVMAAGLAAARGRNPDAPRHLNKVTETH; encoded by the coding sequence ATGCTTAAAGAAGCGCTCGCGTCCGCCGAAACGGTCGCCGCGCAACTCGCCGATACCACGCGCGTCGAGGCGCTCGCCGCCAGGCTCGCGCAGCAGCCGCGCCATGTCGCGCTGACCGTCGCACGCGGCAGCTCGGACCACGCCGCGAGCTATTTCGCCAGCCTGACGATGAGCCGCCTCGGCGTGCCGGTCGCCTCGCTGCCGATGTCGGTCGCCACGCTCCAGCAGGCGCCGCTGCAGGTGCGCGATCAACTCGCGCTGGCGTTCTCGCAATCGGGCAAGAGCCCGGATCTCGTCGGCACCATGGACGCACTGCGCCAGGCAGGCGCGTTGACGGTCGCCGCAGTGAATGCGCCGGACTCGCCGCTCGCCGATGCGTGCGAGTGGCATCTGCCGCTCGTCGCCGGGCCGGAACTGAGCGTCGCGGCCACCAAAAGCTATATCGCGATGCTGTCGATTTCCGCGCAGCTGGTCGCGCACTGGCAGAAGGACGCCGAATTGCTCGCCGCGCTGACGACGCTGCCCGACGCGCTGCAAGCCGCGGGCAAGCTCGACTGGTCGAGCGCGGTCGAGGAACTGCGTGGCGTCGAGCGGATGATCGTGATCGGCCGGGGTCTCGGTCTCGCGATCGCGCAGGAAGCCGCGCTCAAGCTGAAGGAAACTTCCGGCATTCAGGCCGAGGCGTTTTCGAGCGCGGAAGTGCGGCATGGTCCGATGGAGCTGATCGATCGCGACTATCCGCTGCTGGTGTTCGCGCCGCGCGGCCCGGAACAGGCCGGTCTGCTGCAGCTTGCCCGCGACATGCGCGCACGCGGCGCGCGCGTGCTGCTCGCCGCGCCGTCCGACGTGCCGGAAGCGACGCTGCCGCTCGCCATCACCGCTCATGCGGCGCTCGATCCGATCGCCGCGATCCTGTCCTTTTACGTGATGGCCGCCGGCCTTGCCGCCGCTCGCGGGCGCAATCCCGATGCGCCGCGCCATCTCAACAAAGTCACCGAAACTCACTGA
- the ptsP gene encoding phosphoenolpyruvate--protein phosphotransferase has product MRRVEESRLMSQSEGHIVLLAPMTGPVVPLANVPDPVFSGGMFGDGIGVDPLEGRLVAPCDGTVTHLARTGHAVTLATAEGAEILLHIGIDTVELNGKGFAPMVEQGAHVRAGDVLIEFDQDQVALNAPSLVSVIAIANSDAFEIVERVQGGVLRAGQTPLLVLRARGGEVADAARRASATNVTEEARRQVTLVHAGGLHARPAARAREAARGFDARVEVRYEGRKAAIESVVGLLGLGAGEGASVELLGVGPQAQAAIDAIAHELTREAHGEVEEKPARQSSPAPQVTAAAAGAAGETLAPNTLAGVCAAPGVAVGKLVRWDDADIDPPEQANGTSAAESRLLDKAIATVDADLGTTVRDASQRGAVGEAGIFAVHRVLLEDPTLLDAARDLISLGKSAGFAWRAAIRAQIGILSNIEDALLAERAADLRDIEKRVLRALGYTNASARALPDEAVLAAEEFTPSDLSTLDRSRVTALVMARGGATSHAAILARQAGIPALVAVGDALNAIPEGTQVVVNATTGRLEFAPSEGDVERARVERSRLADVREANRRTSQQAAVTADGRAIEVAANIATLDDAKTAVDNGADSVGLLRTELLFIHRAAAPTTDEHRQSYQAIVDALSGRTAIIRTLDVGADKEVDYLTLPPEPNPALGLRGIRLAQVRPDLLDDQLRGLLAVQPLGAVRILLPMVTDAGELIRIRKRIDEFARELGRNEPIEVGVMIEVPSAALLADQLSQHADFLSIGTNDLTQYTLAMDRCQADLAAQADGLHPAVLRLISATVQGAAKHGKWVGVCGALAGDPVAMPLLVGLGVTELSVDPVSVPGIKARVRNLDYQLCRQRAQDALALESAQAVRAVSRETWPLD; this is encoded by the coding sequence ATGCGACGTGTCGAGGAGTCCCGCTTGATGAGCCAATCCGAAGGCCATATTGTTTTGCTCGCGCCCATGACCGGTCCGGTCGTGCCGCTCGCGAACGTGCCCGACCCGGTGTTTTCGGGCGGCATGTTCGGCGACGGCATCGGCGTCGATCCGCTCGAGGGCCGGCTCGTCGCACCGTGCGACGGCACCGTTACCCATCTCGCGCGCACCGGCCACGCGGTGACGCTGGCGACCGCCGAGGGTGCGGAAATTCTGCTGCACATCGGCATCGATACGGTCGAGCTGAACGGCAAGGGTTTTGCGCCGATGGTCGAGCAAGGCGCCCACGTGCGCGCCGGCGACGTGCTGATCGAGTTCGATCAGGATCAGGTGGCGTTGAATGCGCCGAGCCTCGTGTCGGTGATCGCGATCGCCAACTCGGACGCGTTCGAGATCGTCGAGCGCGTGCAGGGCGGCGTGTTGCGGGCCGGTCAAACGCCGCTGCTGGTGCTGCGTGCGCGCGGCGGCGAAGTGGCCGACGCGGCGCGCCGCGCGAGCGCGACCAACGTCACGGAAGAAGCGCGCCGCCAGGTCACGCTGGTGCACGCGGGCGGCTTGCATGCGCGTCCCGCCGCACGTGCCCGTGAAGCGGCACGCGGTTTCGACGCACGCGTCGAAGTGCGTTACGAAGGCCGCAAGGCGGCGATCGAGAGTGTGGTCGGTCTGCTCGGGTTGGGTGCGGGCGAAGGCGCGAGCGTCGAGTTGCTCGGCGTCGGCCCGCAGGCGCAAGCCGCGATCGACGCGATCGCTCACGAACTGACGCGCGAAGCGCACGGCGAAGTCGAGGAAAAACCGGCACGGCAAAGCTCGCCCGCGCCTCAAGTCACCGCGGCGGCGGCAGGCGCGGCCGGCGAAACGCTGGCACCGAATACGCTCGCGGGCGTGTGCGCGGCGCCGGGCGTCGCGGTCGGCAAGCTGGTGCGCTGGGACGATGCCGACATCGATCCGCCGGAGCAGGCGAACGGCACGTCGGCGGCGGAAAGCCGCCTGCTCGATAAAGCGATTGCCACCGTCGACGCCGATCTCGGCACGACGGTGCGCGATGCGTCGCAACGCGGCGCGGTCGGCGAAGCGGGGATTTTCGCGGTGCATCGCGTGCTGCTCGAAGACCCCACGCTGCTCGACGCGGCGCGCGATCTGATCAGCCTCGGCAAGAGCGCCGGTTTCGCGTGGCGCGCCGCGATCCGCGCGCAGATCGGCATCCTGAGCAATATCGAAGACGCGTTGCTGGCCGAACGTGCGGCCGATCTGCGCGACATCGAAAAGCGCGTGCTGCGCGCGCTCGGTTATACGAACGCGTCGGCGCGCGCGCTGCCGGACGAAGCGGTGCTCGCGGCTGAAGAATTCACGCCGTCGGATCTGTCGACGCTGGACCGTTCGCGCGTCACCGCGCTGGTGATGGCGCGCGGCGGGGCGACCTCGCACGCGGCGATTCTCGCGCGGCAGGCCGGGATTCCCGCGCTGGTCGCGGTCGGCGACGCGCTGAATGCGATTCCGGAAGGGACACAGGTCGTCGTGAACGCGACAACCGGCCGGCTTGAGTTCGCGCCTTCCGAAGGCGATGTGGAACGCGCGCGCGTCGAGCGCAGCCGTCTCGCCGACGTGCGCGAAGCGAACCGCCGCACCTCGCAACAGGCGGCCGTGACCGCCGACGGCCGCGCGATCGAAGTGGCCGCGAACATCGCCACGCTCGACGACGCGAAGACCGCCGTCGACAACGGCGCCGACTCGGTCGGTCTGCTGCGCACCGAGCTGTTGTTCATCCACCGCGCGGCGGCGCCGACCACGGACGAGCATCGGCAGAGTTATCAGGCCATCGTGGATGCGCTGAGCGGCCGCACCGCGATCATCCGCACGCTCGACGTCGGCGCCGACAAGGAAGTCGACTATCTGACGCTGCCGCCCGAACCGAACCCGGCGCTCGGCCTGCGCGGCATTCGTCTCGCCCAGGTGCGTCCGGATCTGCTCGACGATCAGCTGCGCGGTCTGCTGGCCGTGCAGCCGCTCGGCGCCGTGCGCATTCTGCTGCCGATGGTCACCGACGCGGGCGAGCTGATCCGCATCCGCAAGCGCATCGACGAATTCGCCCGCGAGTTGGGCCGCAACGAACCGATCGAGGTCGGCGTGATGATCGAAGTGCCGTCGGCGGCGTTGCTGGCCGATCAGCTTTCGCAACACGCGGACTTCCTGTCGATCGGCACCAACGACCTGACCCAGTACACGCTCGCGATGGACCGCTGTCAGGCCGATCTCGCCGCGCAGGCCGACGGTCTGCACCCGGCCGTGTTGCGCCTGATTTCGGCAACCGTGCAGGGCGCCGCGAAGCACGGCAAATGGGTCGGGGTGTGCGGCGCGCTGGCGGGCGATCCGGTGGCGATGCCGCTGCTCGTCGGCCTCGGCGTGACCGAGCTGTCGGTCGATCCGGTATCGGTGCCCGGCATCAAGGCGCGGGTGCGCAATCTCGATTATCAGCTGTGCCGCCAGCGTGCCCAGGATGCCCTGGCGCTCGAATCGGCACAGGCGGTAAGAGCAGTGAGCCGCGAAACCTGGCCGCTGGACTGA
- the nagE gene encoding N-acetylglucosamine-specific PTS transporter subunit IIBC, translating into MDGNPFLKIQRLGRALMLPIAVLPVAGLLLRLGQPDVFNIKMIADAGGAIFDNLPLLFAIGVAVGFAKDNNGVAGLAGAIGYLVEVAVMKDINDKLNMGVLSGIVAGIVAGLLYNRYKDIKLPDYLAFFGGKRFVPIVTGVVCLILGIVFGYVWQPVQAVIDTAGHWLTTAGALGAFVFGVLNRLLLVTGLHHILNSLTWFVFGTFTPPGGAAVTGDLHRFFAGDPTAGTFMTGFFPVMMFGLPAACLAMFHEAPKERRAVVGGLLFSMALTSFLTGVTEPIEFSFMFLAPVLYVIHALLTGLSLAICSALGIHLGFTFSAGAIDYVLNYGLSTKGWMAIPIGIVYSVVYYGLFRFFIRKFNMATPGREPAAADEQVDSFTAGGFVSPVAGAAVPRAQRYIAALGGAANLSVVDACTTRLRLSVVDSNKVSENELKTIGARGVLKRGSTNVQVIIGPEADIIADEIRTVIAQGGGEAARPVASAAVAAPVAAASSAAAATAAAGGQTQGGPLDPDPLRWLAVFGGAGNVVSLDAVAATRLRIVVRDPSAVDRQRLATLDTAWISADTFHIVVGDAAQRYAAVLATRLSQNGGSGAAPVPA; encoded by the coding sequence ATGGATGGGAATCCGTTTCTGAAGATTCAGCGCCTGGGACGCGCGCTGATGCTGCCGATCGCGGTGCTGCCGGTTGCCGGCCTGCTGCTGCGCCTGGGTCAGCCCGATGTGTTCAACATCAAGATGATCGCCGACGCCGGCGGCGCGATTTTCGACAACCTGCCGCTGCTGTTCGCGATCGGCGTGGCGGTCGGCTTCGCGAAGGACAACAACGGTGTCGCCGGTCTCGCGGGCGCGATCGGCTATCTGGTCGAAGTCGCGGTGATGAAGGACATCAACGACAAGCTCAACATGGGCGTGTTGTCGGGGATCGTGGCGGGGATCGTCGCGGGGCTGCTGTACAACCGGTACAAGGACATCAAGCTGCCCGACTATCTCGCGTTCTTCGGCGGGAAACGTTTCGTGCCGATTGTCACGGGGGTGGTCTGTCTCATACTCGGGATCGTGTTCGGCTACGTGTGGCAGCCGGTGCAGGCCGTGATCGATACGGCCGGCCACTGGCTGACCACGGCGGGCGCGCTCGGCGCGTTCGTGTTCGGCGTGCTGAACCGTCTGCTGCTGGTCACGGGTCTGCATCACATCCTCAATTCGCTGACGTGGTTCGTGTTCGGCACCTTCACGCCGCCGGGCGGCGCCGCGGTGACGGGCGACCTGCATCGCTTCTTCGCGGGCGATCCGACTGCCGGCACGTTCATGACGGGCTTCTTCCCGGTCATGATGTTCGGTCTGCCGGCCGCCTGTCTGGCGATGTTCCATGAAGCGCCGAAGGAGCGCCGCGCGGTGGTCGGCGGCCTGCTGTTCTCGATGGCGCTCACCTCGTTCCTGACGGGCGTGACCGAGCCGATCGAATTCAGCTTCATGTTCCTCGCGCCGGTGCTGTACGTGATCCACGCGCTGCTGACGGGCCTCTCGCTCGCGATCTGCTCGGCGCTCGGCATTCACCTGGGCTTCACGTTCTCGGCCGGTGCGATCGACTACGTGCTGAACTACGGTCTGTCGACGAAGGGCTGGATGGCGATTCCGATCGGCATCGTGTACTCGGTGGTGTACTACGGTCTGTTCCGCTTCTTCATCCGCAAGTTCAATATGGCGACGCCGGGCCGCGAACCCGCGGCCGCCGACGAGCAGGTCGATTCGTTCACCGCGGGCGGCTTCGTGTCGCCGGTGGCCGGTGCGGCCGTGCCGCGTGCGCAGCGCTATATCGCCGCGCTGGGCGGGGCGGCGAATCTGTCGGTGGTGGATGCCTGCACGACGCGTCTGCGTCTGTCGGTGGTGGACTCGAACAAGGTCTCCGAGAACGAACTGAAGACGATCGGCGCGCGCGGCGTGCTCAAGCGCGGTTCGACCAACGTGCAGGTCATCATCGGGCCGGAAGCGGACATCATCGCGGATGAAATTCGCACCGTGATCGCGCAGGGTGGCGGTGAGGCGGCCAGGCCGGTGGCGAGCGCGGCGGTTGCCGCGCCCGTGGCCGCTGCGTCCAGCGCGGCTGCGGCTACGGCGGCTGCCGGTGGGCAAACGCAAGGCGGCCCGCTCGATCCCGATCCGCTGCGCTGGCTTGCCGTGTTCGGCGGCGCGGGCAACGTGGTGTCGCTGGATGCCGTCGCGGCGACGCGTCTGCGTATCGTCGTGCGCGATCCGTCGGCGGTCGATCGTCAACGTCTGGCGACGCTCGACACCGCGTGGATTTCGGCGGATACGTTCCATATCGTCGTCGGCGATGCCGCGCAGCGTTATGCGGCGGTTCTCGCCACGCGGCTGTCGCAGAACGGCGGCAGCGGCGCGGCGCCGGTGCCGGCATAA
- the cydX gene encoding cytochrome bd-I oxidase subunit CydX — translation MWYFSWLLGIGVALAFGVINVMWLETRRPAEAAKAKAR, via the coding sequence ATGTGGTATTTCAGCTGGTTATTGGGAATTGGCGTGGCGTTGGCGTTCGGCGTGATCAACGTGATGTGGCTGGAAACGCGGCGTCCTGCGGAAGCGGCCAAGGCTAAGGCGCGCTGA
- the cydB gene encoding cytochrome d ubiquinol oxidase subunit II: MDYATLKLIWWVLIGVLLIGFALTDGFDMGAAILLPFIAKTDGERRIVVNTVGATWEGNQVWFITAGGAMFAAWPLVYAASFSGFYFAMLLVLFSLFFRPVGFDYRSKREDPRWRSAWDWALFVGGFVPSLVIGVAFGNLLQGVPFSFDTDLRVTYHGGFFALLNPFAVLCGLVSVSMLAAHGAAFVKMKSDGVVAERASLALRIAALVGVVLFLIAGALIATMIGGYQVIDAPPLDAVANPLMKNVIGAPGLWLTNYANYPWMVAAPVAGLVGGMLALLLARSRFEKSAFLSTSLMIIGVILTAGFSMFPFIMPSSLDGRSSLTVWDSTSSRMTLQIMLVAVVIFLPLILLYTSWVYRVMRGKVTAAALEENHHSMY; encoded by the coding sequence ATGGATTACGCAACCCTCAAACTGATCTGGTGGGTGCTGATCGGCGTGCTGCTGATCGGCTTCGCGCTCACCGACGGCTTCGACATGGGCGCGGCGATTCTGCTGCCGTTCATCGCGAAAACGGACGGCGAGCGGCGCATCGTCGTGAACACGGTCGGCGCGACCTGGGAAGGCAACCAGGTGTGGTTCATCACGGCCGGCGGCGCGATGTTCGCGGCGTGGCCGCTGGTGTACGCGGCCTCGTTCTCGGGCTTCTACTTCGCGATGCTGCTGGTGCTGTTCTCGCTGTTCTTCCGGCCGGTCGGCTTCGATTACCGCAGCAAACGCGAAGACCCGCGCTGGCGCAGCGCGTGGGACTGGGCGCTGTTCGTCGGCGGGTTCGTGCCGTCGCTGGTGATCGGCGTCGCATTCGGCAATCTGCTGCAAGGCGTGCCGTTTTCGTTCGACACCGACCTGCGCGTCACCTATCACGGCGGCTTCTTCGCGCTGCTCAATCCGTTCGCGGTGTTGTGCGGGCTGGTCAGCGTGTCGATGCTGGCGGCGCACGGCGCGGCCTTCGTGAAGATGAAGTCGGACGGCGTGGTGGCCGAGCGCGCGTCGCTCGCGCTACGGATCGCCGCGCTGGTCGGCGTGGTGCTGTTCCTGATCGCCGGCGCGCTGATCGCGACGATGATCGGCGGCTATCAGGTGATCGACGCGCCGCCGCTCGACGCGGTCGCCAATCCGCTGATGAAGAACGTGATCGGCGCGCCCGGCCTGTGGCTGACCAACTACGCGAATTATCCGTGGATGGTGGCGGCGCCCGTGGCCGGCCTGGTCGGCGGCATGCTGGCCTTGCTGCTGGCGCGCTCGCGGTTCGAGAAGAGCGCGTTCCTGTCGACCTCGCTGATGATCATCGGCGTGATTCTGACCGCGGGCTTTTCGATGTTCCCGTTCATCATGCCGTCGTCGCTCGACGGCCGCAGCAGCCTCACCGTATGGGACTCGACATCGAGCCGCATGACGCTGCAAATCATGCTGGTGGCGGTGGTGATATTTCTGCCGCTGATCCTGCTCTACACGAGCTGGGTGTATCGCGTGATGCGCGGCAAGGTGACGGCCGCCGCGCTCGAGGAAAACCATCATTCGATGTATTGA
- a CDS encoding cytochrome ubiquinol oxidase subunit I — translation MPVSEVVELSRLQFAITALYHFLFVPLTLGLSWLLVIMESVYVMTGKQIYKDMTQFWGKLFGINFAMGVTTGLTLEFQFGTNWSYYSHYVGDIFGVPLAVEGLMAFFLESTFVGLFFFGWNRLSKVQHVMVTFLVALGSNLSALWILVANGWMNNPVGATFNYQTMRMELDSIFSVLFNPVAQVKFVHTVSAGYVTASMFVLGVSSWYLLKRRDTEFALRSFAIAAGFGLASTLCVIVLGDESGYRTGEVQQVKLAAIESEWDTAPAPAPFTIIGIPNQKEERTDYAIRIPYALGLIATRSLDEPVVGLKDLMAQNEVRIKNGMLAYAALQKLKQGDATDEAKAAFDAHKKDLGYGLMLKQFTANVTDATPDQIVQAAKKTIPPVAPVFFSFRLMVGLGILFLATFVTAFWFCAQRTLLLEKRRWFLRWAVWAIPLPWLAAEFGWIVAEVGRQPWTIAGILPTNLSASSLTPSDLYLSIAGFVVFYTVLFIIEIMLMFKYARLGPSSLHTGRYHHEQKQPLNQPLPTNTAA, via the coding sequence ATGCCCGTTAGCGAAGTCGTAGAACTATCGCGTCTCCAGTTCGCCATCACGGCGCTTTATCACTTTCTGTTCGTGCCGCTCACGCTCGGTCTGTCGTGGCTGCTCGTCATCATGGAATCGGTCTACGTGATGACCGGCAAGCAGATCTACAAGGACATGACCCAGTTCTGGGGCAAGCTGTTCGGGATCAACTTCGCGATGGGCGTGACCACCGGCCTCACGCTCGAATTCCAGTTCGGCACCAACTGGTCGTACTACTCGCACTACGTCGGCGATATTTTCGGCGTGCCGCTCGCGGTGGAAGGCCTGATGGCGTTCTTCCTCGAATCGACCTTCGTGGGACTGTTCTTCTTCGGCTGGAACCGCCTCTCGAAAGTGCAGCACGTGATGGTCACTTTCCTCGTCGCGCTCGGCTCGAATCTGTCCGCGCTGTGGATTCTGGTCGCCAACGGCTGGATGAACAATCCGGTCGGCGCCACCTTCAACTACCAGACCATGCGGATGGAACTCGACAGCATTTTCTCCGTGCTGTTCAATCCGGTCGCCCAGGTGAAGTTCGTGCACACGGTGTCGGCGGGTTACGTGACGGCGTCGATGTTCGTGCTCGGCGTGTCGTCGTGGTATCTGCTCAAGCGCCGCGACACCGAGTTCGCGCTGCGCTCGTTCGCGATCGCCGCCGGCTTCGGTCTGGCCTCGACGCTGTGCGTGATCGTGCTCGGCGACGAATCCGGCTATCGCACCGGCGAAGTCCAGCAGGTGAAGCTGGCCGCGATCGAATCCGAATGGGACACCGCGCCGGCGCCGGCGCCGTTCACGATCATCGGCATTCCGAACCAGAAGGAAGAGCGCACGGACTACGCGATCCGGATTCCGTACGCGCTCGGCCTGATCGCCACGCGTTCGCTCGACGAACCCGTGGTCGGCCTGAAAGACCTGATGGCGCAGAACGAAGTGCGCATCAAGAACGGCATGCTGGCCTACGCCGCGCTGCAAAAACTCAAGCAGGGCGACGCCACCGACGAAGCCAAAGCCGCCTTCGACGCGCACAAGAAAGACCTCGGCTACGGCCTGATGCTCAAGCAGTTCACCGCGAACGTCACCGACGCCACGCCGGACCAGATCGTGCAGGCGGCGAAGAAGACCATTCCGCCAGTCGCCCCCGTGTTCTTCTCGTTCCGCCTGATGGTGGGCCTCGGCATCCTGTTCCTCGCCACGTTCGTGACGGCGTTCTGGTTCTGCGCGCAACGCACGCTGCTGCTGGAAAAGCGTCGCTGGTTCCTGCGCTGGGCCGTGTGGGCGATTCCGCTGCCGTGGCTCGCGGCCGAGTTCGGCTGGATCGTCGCCGAGGTGGGCCGTCAGCCGTGGACCATCGCGGGCATTCTGCCGACCAATCTGTCGGCGTCGAGCCTGACGCCCAGCGATCTGTATCTGAGCATCGCCGGCTTCGTGGTGTTCTACACCGTGCTGTTCATCATCGAAATCATGCTGATGTTCAAGTACGCGCGGCTGGGGCCGTCCTCGCTGCACACGGGCCGCTATCACCATGAACAGAAACAGCCGCTGAATCAGCCGCTGCCGACCAACACGGCCGCCTGA
- the cydP gene encoding cytochrome oxidase putative small subunit CydP, with protein MTIALNRNRRPRPSLRQRLAGWVRGPTLARDIAIVLAIKFVLLMALKYTFFNHPQAEHMSLPPEQVAQALLSVPAPHSSQGDQHAR; from the coding sequence ATGACCATAGCCCTCAATCGCAACCGCCGCCCCCGCCCGAGCCTGCGTCAACGGCTCGCCGGCTGGGTGCGCGGCCCGACGCTGGCGCGGGACATCGCCATCGTCCTCGCTATCAAATTCGTACTGCTGATGGCGCTCAAGTACACGTTTTTCAATCATCCGCAGGCGGAGCACATGTCGCTGCCGCCTGAGCAGGTCGCGCAGGCGCTGTTGTCCGTGCCTGCCCCGCATTCGTCCCAAGGTGATCAACATGCCCGTTAG
- the rpoH gene encoding RNA polymerase sigma factor RpoH, producing the protein MSHAMTLPSTLSPSSAKAASAGALALSHSSLLPGQLGNIDAYIQAVNRIPMLTPAEERQFATEFREQDNLASARRLVLSHLRLVVSIARNYLGYGLPHADLIQEGNIGLMKAVKRFDPEQNVRLVSYAMHWIKAEIHEYILRNWRMVKVATTKAQRKLFFNLRSHKQGLGAFTPDQIDDLAKELNVKREEVAEMETRLSGGDIALEGQVEDGEESYAPIAYLADSHSEPTAVLASRQRDRLQSDGIASALNALDARSRRIIEARWLKVEDDGSGGSTLHELADEFGVSAERIRQIEASAMKKMRGALTDYT; encoded by the coding sequence GTGAGCCATGCAATGACCCTTCCGAGTACTCTGAGCCCGTCGTCGGCTAAGGCCGCTTCGGCAGGTGCACTGGCGCTCTCGCATTCCTCGCTGCTGCCCGGTCAACTGGGCAATATCGACGCCTACATCCAGGCCGTTAACCGGATTCCGATGCTGACGCCGGCGGAAGAACGCCAGTTCGCCACCGAATTTCGCGAGCAGGACAACCTCGCGTCCGCGCGCCGTCTGGTGCTGTCGCACCTGCGCCTGGTCGTGTCGATCGCGCGTAACTATCTCGGTTACGGCCTGCCGCACGCCGACCTGATCCAGGAAGGCAATATCGGCCTGATGAAGGCCGTGAAGCGCTTCGATCCGGAGCAGAACGTGCGCCTCGTGTCGTACGCCATGCACTGGATCAAGGCCGAGATCCACGAATACATTCTGCGCAACTGGCGGATGGTGAAGGTCGCCACCACCAAGGCGCAACGCAAGCTGTTCTTCAACCTGCGCAGCCACAAGCAAGGTCTGGGCGCGTTCACGCCGGATCAGATCGACGATCTGGCGAAGGAACTGAACGTGAAGCGCGAGGAAGTCGCCGAAATGGAAACCCGGCTGTCGGGTGGCGACATCGCGCTGGAAGGCCAGGTCGAGGACGGCGAGGAAAGCTACGCGCCGATCGCCTATCTGGCCGACTCGCATAGCGAACCGACCGCCGTGCTGGCTTCGCGTCAGCGCGACAGGCTGCAAAGCGACGGTATCGCGAGCGCGCTGAATGCGCTGGACGCGCGCAGCCGCCGCATCATCGAAGCACGCTGGCTGAAGGTGGAAGACGACGGTTCGGGCGGCTCGACACTGCACGAACTGGCCGACGAGTTCGGCGTGTCGGCGGAACGGATTCGCCAGATCGAAGCCAGCGCCATGAAGAAGATGCGCGGCGCGCTGACCGACTACACGTAA
- a CDS encoding acyloxyacyl hydrolase — translation MNNKKNALRGLALKTGCVALLMGASAAASADQFGIQVAGGLGDRHVKKLDLGFVWDPNLTWWQIGDWHFALIGEAHVAWWHTNEGNVHDNIGEVGVTPIIRFIKGTGSLRPYAELGAGIRLLSSPRLSDKFTLGTAFQFADMAGVGMQFGSHQQYQVGYRFQHVSNGGIKEPNPGINFHQLYLQYNF, via the coding sequence ATGAACAACAAAAAGAATGCATTGCGCGGTCTGGCGCTAAAAACGGGCTGCGTGGCCCTGCTGATGGGAGCGTCGGCGGCGGCTTCGGCCGATCAGTTCGGTATCCAGGTGGCGGGCGGTCTCGGCGATCGTCACGTGAAAAAGCTCGATCTCGGCTTCGTCTGGGATCCGAACCTGACCTGGTGGCAGATCGGTGACTGGCACTTCGCGCTGATCGGCGAAGCGCACGTGGCCTGGTGGCATACCAACGAAGGCAACGTGCACGACAACATCGGCGAAGTCGGCGTAACGCCGATCATCCGCTTCATTAAGGGCACGGGGTCGCTGCGGCCGTACGCGGAGTTGGGCGCCGGTATCCGCCTGCTGTCGAGTCCGCGTCTATCCGACAAGTTCACGCTCGGCACCGCGTTCCAGTTCGCCGACATGGCGGGGGTCGGCATGCAGTTCGGCAGCCACCAGCAGTATCAGGTGGGCTACCGTTTCCAGCATGTTTCCAACGGCGGTATCAAAGAGCCGAATCCTGGTATAAATTTCCACCAGCTATATCTGCAATATAACTTCTGA
- a CDS encoding nuclear transport factor 2 family protein, with translation MVAKIIEAIRGLERERFRAMVDGDGSSLDTLLAENVSYVHTNGKRETKRQFIDGITAGRRRYRQIEVQSQDVLPVGNETCVVTGRALIEMEANNGALLFPIAYLAIHTQEDGQWRLIAWQATRCAIE, from the coding sequence ATGGTGGCAAAGATAATCGAAGCGATTCGCGGGCTCGAACGCGAGCGTTTCCGCGCGATGGTCGACGGTGACGGTTCGTCGCTCGACACGCTGCTTGCGGAGAACGTCAGCTACGTCCATACGAATGGCAAGCGCGAAACGAAGCGGCAGTTCATCGACGGCATCACGGCGGGGCGGCGGCGCTACCGGCAGATCGAAGTGCAGTCGCAGGACGTGCTGCCGGTCGGGAACGAGACCTGTGTGGTGACCGGACGCGCGTTGATCGAGATGGAAGCGAACAACGGCGCGTTGCTGTTTCCGATCGCCTACCTCGCCATTCACACGCAGGAAGACGGGCAGTGGCGGCTGATCGCCTGGCAGGCGACCCGCTGCGCGATCGAATGA